A DNA window from Christiangramia salexigens contains the following coding sequences:
- a CDS encoding NADH:ubiquinone reductase (Na(+)-transporting) subunit B: MEWIRQRLDKIREPFNKGNKLEKYAPAINALDTFLFTPNHTTQKGAHIRDAVDLKRTMITVVLALVPALIFGMWNGGYQYYTQLGEAFTFWDAIGHGALKIIPMIAVSYAVGLGIEFAFAIFRGHEVNEGYLVTGLLIPMIMPIDIPLWMVALSVVFAVLVGKEAFGGTGMNILNPALTARAFAFFAYPTYMSGNSVWVSNASEVDAVSGETILGKLAAGNEVGYSAMDMFAGVIPGSIAETSVICILAGALILVLTKVGSWRIILSAFIGAAIMGLIFNALPSMGVEGNDLTNFPWYLHLMVGGLAFGIVFMATDPVSAAQTMKGKWIYGFLVGFLSVMIRVFNPAYPEGVMLGILLMNVFAPTIDHYVVQANVNRRKKRLKNANPQVETAV; the protein is encoded by the coding sequence ATGGAATGGATTAGACAAAGATTAGATAAAATAAGGGAGCCTTTTAACAAGGGTAACAAATTAGAAAAGTATGCTCCGGCGATAAACGCTTTGGATACTTTCCTTTTTACTCCTAATCATACAACACAAAAAGGAGCACACATACGTGATGCTGTAGACCTTAAAAGAACCATGATTACCGTTGTTCTTGCACTTGTTCCGGCACTTATATTCGGAATGTGGAATGGGGGTTATCAATATTACACGCAACTTGGAGAGGCCTTTACTTTCTGGGATGCGATTGGTCATGGTGCTTTGAAAATTATTCCAATGATCGCTGTATCGTATGCAGTTGGTCTGGGAATTGAATTCGCCTTTGCGATTTTTAGAGGGCACGAGGTTAACGAAGGCTATCTGGTAACAGGTTTGCTAATTCCAATGATCATGCCTATAGATATTCCACTTTGGATGGTGGCTTTATCTGTAGTATTCGCTGTTCTTGTTGGTAAGGAAGCGTTTGGTGGTACAGGAATGAATATTCTTAACCCTGCGCTTACTGCACGTGCATTTGCATTCTTTGCATACCCTACTTATATGTCTGGTAACAGCGTGTGGGTAAGTAATGCTTCTGAAGTAGATGCGGTTTCCGGTGAGACTATACTTGGTAAACTGGCAGCAGGAAATGAAGTTGGATATTCTGCAATGGATATGTTTGCTGGTGTGATACCAGGGTCTATTGCCGAAACTTCTGTGATTTGTATCCTTGCTGGTGCCTTAATTCTTGTGCTAACCAAAGTGGGAAGCTGGAGAATTATTCTAAGTGCATTTATAGGTGCTGCAATTATGGGCTTGATCTTCAACGCACTTCCATCTATGGGTGTTGAAGGAAATGATCTTACTAATTTCCCTTGGTATTTACACCTTATGGTTGGTGGACTTGCCTTTGGTATTGTATTTATGGCTACCGATCCGGTATCGGCTGCCCAGACAATGAAAGGGAAGTGGATCTATGGATTCCTTGTTGGATTCCTGTCTGTAATGATACGTGTATTTAACCCTGCATATCCGGAAGGAGTAATGCTTGGAATTCTTCTAATGAACGTATTCGCTCCAACGATAGATCACTATGTGGTTCAGGCGAACGTGAACAGAAGAAAGAAACGACTTAAAAATGCTAATCCTCAGGTAGAAACAGCAGTTTAG
- the nqrE gene encoding NADH:ubiquinone reductase (Na(+)-transporting) subunit E codes for MDLVNLFVRSIFIENMIFAYFLGMCSYLAVSKTVKTAVGLGAAVIFVLAITVPINFLLDTYLLRPGALSWLGAEYASVDLSFLSFIMFIAVIASMVQLVEMVVEKFAPALYGALGIFLPLIAVNCAILGGSLFMQQKDFGGISEAVTYGVGSGIGWFLAILAIAAIREKIAYSNVPAPLKGLGITFIITGLMALGFMSFMGIKL; via the coding sequence ATGGATTTAGTTAACCTATTTGTAAGAAGTATTTTCATCGAAAATATGATATTCGCCTACTTCCTGGGAATGTGTTCCTACCTGGCGGTATCAAAAACTGTAAAGACAGCTGTTGGTTTAGGTGCTGCTGTAATTTTCGTACTAGCGATCACAGTACCTATTAACTTTTTACTGGATACATATTTACTGCGTCCCGGAGCTTTAAGCTGGTTGGGTGCAGAATATGCAAGTGTAGACCTTAGCTTTTTGAGCTTTATAATGTTTATAGCCGTAATTGCTTCTATGGTACAGCTTGTTGAAATGGTGGTAGAAAAATTTGCTCCTGCACTTTACGGTGCACTGGGTATTTTCTTACCTCTTATCGCGGTAAACTGTGCGATCCTTGGTGGATCTTTATTTATGCAACAGAAAGATTTTGGCGGTATTTCTGAAGCTGTGACCTATGGTGTAGGTAGTGGAATCGGTTGGTTCCTTGCTATTTTAGCCATTGCTGCCATTAGAGAAAAAATTGCATACTCAAATGTTCCTGCGCCACTAAAAGGTCTTGGTATTACCTTTATCATTACCGGACTTATGGCATTAGGATTTATGAGTTTTATGGGAATTAAATTATAA
- the apaG gene encoding Co2+/Mg2+ efflux protein ApaG — translation MIQQVTRGIKISVETHFEGMFYKNYKKHFAFGYQITIENQSNDSVQLKSRFWKIKDALNRTETVSGEGVIGKKPVIKPGERHTYQSGCLLTGPFGAMSGHYNMINFTSTRNFHVEIPSFQLSAPYALN, via the coding sequence ATGATCCAACAAGTTACCAGAGGAATAAAGATTTCAGTCGAAACGCATTTCGAAGGCATGTTCTATAAGAACTATAAGAAGCACTTTGCTTTTGGATATCAGATCACCATCGAGAATCAAAGTAACGACTCAGTTCAGCTTAAATCCAGATTCTGGAAAATTAAAGATGCTCTTAACAGGACCGAAACAGTTTCAGGAGAAGGTGTCATTGGTAAGAAACCGGTTATAAAGCCGGGGGAGAGACATACCTATCAAAGTGGTTGCTTACTTACTGGGCCTTTTGGAGCCATGAGCGGACATTATAATATGATCAATTTCACATCTACCAGAAATTTTCATGTTGAAATCCCCTCTTTTCAGCTTAGTGCACCTTATGCATTAAATTGA
- the pruA gene encoding L-glutamate gamma-semialdehyde dehydrogenase, with amino-acid sequence MGKGFFHVPVAVNEPVKSYAPGTPEREEVLLTYKDLYNSKMDVPLYIGSEEIKTGDTETMHPPHDHKHDLGVYHKAKKKHIQKAIDTALEARTRWADLEWEQRAAVFLKAADLIAGKYRSRINAATMIGQSKNIYQAEIDSACELCDFLRFNVEYMSQIYDEQPESSDGAWNRVEYRPLEGFVYAITPFNFTAIAGNLPSSAALMGNVAIWKPSDSQVFSAQVIMEVFKEAGMPDGVINMVMGDPEMITDTILASPDFAGIHFTGSTTVFKNIWQKIGNNIHNYKTYPRIVGETGGKDFIVAHPSSNAEQVATAISRGAFEFQGQKCSAASRVYLPESLWPRIKELVVEDVQSFKMGSPEDMSNFITAVIHEGSFDKLAKYIDQAKKDKNAEIVVGGNYDKSKGYFVEPTVILTTDPHYTTMETELFGPVVTIYVYKDEDWEKTLKLVDETSIYGLTGAVFSGDRYELSKATKALQNSAGNFYLNDKPTGAVVGQQPFGGARASGTNDKAGSKLNLMRWISPRLIKETYTAATDYKYPFMGE; translated from the coding sequence ATGGGAAAAGGATTTTTTCACGTTCCTGTAGCAGTTAACGAACCAGTAAAAAGTTACGCTCCAGGAACCCCGGAAAGAGAAGAAGTATTACTTACTTACAAAGACTTATACAATTCCAAAATGGATGTTCCTCTGTATATAGGTTCTGAAGAAATCAAAACTGGGGACACTGAAACCATGCACCCTCCACACGATCACAAACATGATCTTGGTGTATATCATAAAGCCAAAAAGAAACATATCCAAAAAGCAATAGATACTGCACTAGAGGCCAGAACTCGTTGGGCAGATCTAGAATGGGAACAAAGAGCAGCTGTATTCTTAAAAGCAGCTGATCTTATTGCAGGTAAATACCGTTCAAGAATCAATGCTGCGACAATGATTGGGCAGTCTAAGAATATTTATCAGGCCGAGATTGATTCAGCTTGTGAGTTATGCGACTTCCTTAGATTCAATGTTGAGTATATGTCGCAGATTTATGATGAGCAGCCAGAATCATCTGATGGAGCATGGAACAGAGTTGAATACAGACCTTTAGAAGGTTTTGTTTACGCAATTACACCTTTCAACTTTACTGCAATTGCTGGTAACCTACCATCAAGTGCAGCCTTAATGGGTAACGTTGCGATCTGGAAGCCAAGTGATAGTCAGGTATTTTCTGCTCAGGTTATCATGGAAGTATTTAAGGAAGCTGGAATGCCAGATGGTGTTATCAATATGGTAATGGGAGATCCTGAAATGATCACCGATACTATTTTGGCAAGCCCGGATTTTGCAGGTATCCACTTTACAGGAAGTACTACGGTATTTAAAAATATCTGGCAAAAAATTGGTAATAACATTCATAATTATAAAACCTATCCAAGAATAGTTGGAGAAACAGGTGGTAAAGATTTTATTGTTGCACACCCATCTTCTAATGCAGAGCAGGTAGCTACTGCAATCTCTCGTGGAGCTTTTGAATTCCAGGGACAAAAGTGTAGTGCGGCTTCCAGAGTTTATTTACCGGAAAGCCTTTGGCCAAGAATTAAAGAATTGGTTGTAGAAGATGTACAATCCTTCAAAATGGGCTCTCCAGAAGATATGAGCAACTTTATCACTGCCGTTATTCACGAAGGTTCTTTTGATAAACTTGCCAAATATATAGACCAGGCGAAAAAAGATAAGAATGCTGAGATCGTAGTAGGTGGTAACTATGACAAATCCAAAGGTTACTTTGTTGAACCAACAGTGATCCTTACTACAGATCCTCACTATACTACTATGGAAACCGAATTATTCGGCCCTGTAGTTACTATATATGTATATAAAGATGAAGACTGGGAAAAAACATTGAAGCTTGTTGACGAGACTAGCATCTATGGTTTAACCGGAGCAGTATTCTCTGGCGACCGCTATGAATTAAGCAAGGCAACTAAAGCTCTTCAAAATTCTGCCGGTAACTTCTATCTTAACGATAAGCCAACCGGAGCTGTTGTAGGACAACAACCATTTGGTGGAGCTAGAGCCAGCGGTACTAATGACAAAGCAGGATCTAAACTTAATCTGATGAGATGGATCTCTCCAAGATTAATTAAAGAGACCTATACCGCAGCAACCGATTACAAATATCCTTTTATGGGCGAGTAA
- a CDS encoding DUF3667 domain-containing protein, giving the protein MSKDRSILRYRGERCLNCDLPIERSDKYCPNCGQLNSTKKLSFDDFFSEFFSGVFAYDSRFQRTLRVLLFKPGKISKDYIEGKRMRYANPFRFYLSASILFFLIFGSVINLDEEFTESGAPSAVEIQDQTSITVANNKPAINDSIDFHPELIAKSIEEEKDSLNYRNYLITKADLDSLNRLELNIKKFWLFYEFQEETKVRSSEKAMECMDLPKSKFNLWFYKKAVDAGTFKENPKLFIEYFIGKLPFIIFFYLPVFAFFIYLLYLRRRFSYMEHLIFAFHVQTMFFILYAIAFLIKSFTDDIWAISMANLIFLIYLYKGMRSFYGQGRVKTILKFLILNLIFLLLAVIAAIIALLVSFSIY; this is encoded by the coding sequence TTGAGTAAAGACCGTTCAATTTTAAGATATCGAGGAGAACGCTGTCTAAACTGTGATCTTCCAATAGAAAGAAGCGACAAGTACTGTCCTAATTGTGGACAATTGAATAGTACAAAAAAGTTAAGCTTCGATGACTTTTTTTCCGAATTTTTCTCAGGTGTTTTCGCCTATGATTCTCGCTTTCAACGAACATTAAGAGTACTTCTGTTTAAGCCTGGAAAAATTTCTAAAGATTATATTGAAGGTAAGCGCATGCGGTATGCGAATCCGTTTAGATTCTATCTGAGCGCTTCTATACTCTTCTTTTTGATTTTTGGTTCCGTGATCAATCTGGACGAGGAGTTTACCGAATCCGGAGCACCTTCCGCCGTTGAAATTCAGGATCAGACCTCCATTACTGTCGCGAATAATAAACCAGCCATCAATGATAGCATTGACTTCCACCCGGAATTAATAGCTAAAAGTATCGAGGAAGAAAAAGATTCATTGAATTACCGGAATTATTTAATTACTAAAGCAGACCTTGATTCATTGAACCGGCTGGAATTAAATATTAAAAAGTTCTGGTTATTTTATGAATTTCAGGAGGAAACTAAGGTTAGGAGTTCTGAAAAAGCGATGGAGTGTATGGACCTGCCAAAATCAAAGTTTAATCTTTGGTTTTATAAAAAAGCCGTAGACGCTGGAACCTTTAAAGAAAACCCTAAATTATTTATCGAATATTTCATTGGCAAATTACCTTTTATAATATTCTTTTACCTGCCGGTATTTGCATTTTTCATCTACTTACTTTACCTGAGACGGCGTTTTAGTTACATGGAGCATTTAATTTTTGCCTTCCATGTTCAAACCATGTTCTTTATACTTTATGCTATTGCCTTTTTAATTAAATCCTTCACAGATGATATTTGGGCTATAAGCATGGCAAACCTTATTTTTCTGATCTATTTATACAAAGGAATGCGCAGTTTCTATGGCCAGGGACGTGTTAAAACCATTTTAAAATTCCTGATTTTAAATCTAATATTCTTACTTTTAGCTGTGATTGCAGCAATAATTGCATTGCTGGTTTCCTTTTCGATATATTAA
- a CDS encoding Na(+)-translocating NADH-quinone reductase subunit C, giving the protein MEEKSVNKTNSNGYTFMFAVIMVLVVASVLAFAATSLQPTQRENVRQEKMQNILATVGVETDRPGAQALYDQYIVEEIALNENGEVQESVDAFNVDLAKELKKPVKDQVFPLYIADVDGEKYYIVPLRGSGLWNAIFGYISLKDDVNTVKGATFDHLGETPGLGAEITKEWFKKSFENERIFDGDGNLVGVSVVKGDIDPSDKKDNKVDAISGATITGDGVSNMISERLKRYLPYFKQQGEIKVAIK; this is encoded by the coding sequence ATGGAAGAAAAATCAGTAAATAAAACAAATAGCAACGGTTATACATTTATGTTTGCCGTGATCATGGTATTGGTTGTGGCTTCGGTACTAGCTTTTGCTGCAACTTCATTACAGCCTACACAAAGGGAGAATGTTCGACAGGAAAAAATGCAAAACATTCTTGCAACAGTTGGTGTTGAAACCGACCGTCCAGGTGCACAGGCTTTATATGATCAATATATAGTAGAAGAGATCGCTTTAAACGAAAACGGTGAGGTGCAGGAATCTGTAGACGCTTTTAACGTAGATCTGGCCAAGGAATTGAAAAAACCGGTTAAAGATCAGGTATTTCCATTATACATCGCAGATGTGGATGGTGAAAAGTACTATATCGTACCTTTAAGAGGTAGTGGTCTTTGGAATGCGATCTTTGGATATATTTCTTTGAAGGATGATGTAAATACCGTAAAGGGTGCAACTTTTGACCACCTGGGAGAAACTCCTGGACTTGGGGCAGAGATCACTAAGGAATGGTTTAAGAAGTCTTTCGAAAATGAAAGAATTTTTGACGGAGACGGTAATTTAGTTGGTGTATCTGTTGTTAAGGGTGATATAGACCCTTCAGATAAAAAGGATAATAAGGTTGATGCGATTTCAGGTGCAACTATCACTGGTGATGGTGTATCTAATATGATCTCTGAAAGATTGAAGCGTTACCTGCCTTATTTCAAGCAGCAAGGTGAAATTAAAGTAGCAATAAAATAA
- a CDS encoding NADH:ubiquinone reductase (Na(+)-transporting) subunit D, translating into MAKETTYNSAKEEEKKKEMILFLSDSEEKEHFLSKGNRKLLSDPLDDNNPITVQVLGICSALAITVQLEPAVVMAIAVMAVMAFSNMIISMLRNLIPSRIRIIVQLVVVASLVILVDQVLRAYAYDVSKQLSVFIGLIITNCIVMGRLEAFALGNGVYKSFLDGIGNAAGYGLILIIVAFFRELLGSGKLFGFEVLGHQGATLADSTGLYAFGYENNGLMLLSPMALIVVGLIIWVQRARNRKLIEEN; encoded by the coding sequence ATGGCTAAAGAGACAACATATAACTCTGCTAAAGAGGAAGAAAAGAAAAAAGAAATGATTCTTTTCCTTTCAGATTCTGAGGAAAAAGAGCACTTTCTTTCTAAAGGAAACAGAAAGTTACTATCAGACCCGTTAGATGATAATAACCCTATTACCGTTCAGGTATTGGGTATTTGTTCTGCCCTGGCGATTACTGTACAGCTGGAGCCAGCGGTGGTAATGGCAATTGCGGTAATGGCGGTAATGGCATTTAGTAACATGATTATTTCTATGTTACGTAACCTTATCCCCAGCCGAATTAGAATTATCGTTCAGTTAGTGGTAGTAGCATCTTTGGTAATTCTTGTAGATCAGGTATTGAGAGCTTATGCCTACGATGTTAGTAAGCAGCTATCGGTATTCATCGGTCTTATTATTACCAACTGTATCGTAATGGGACGTCTTGAAGCCTTCGCTCTTGGAAATGGTGTTTATAAATCTTTCCTGGATGGTATAGGTAATGCTGCAGGGTACGGACTTATTCTTATCATTGTGGCTTTCTTTAGAGAATTGCTGGGATCAGGTAAATTATTTGGTTTCGAGGTCTTAGGTCATCAGGGTGCTACTCTTGCAGACTCTACTGGACTATATGCCTTTGGATATGAAAATAACGGATTAATGTTGCTTTCCCCTATGGCTCTTATCGTGGTAGGATTGATCATTTGGGTGCAACGTGCAAGAAACCGTAAACTAATCGAGGAAAACTAA
- a CDS encoding NRDE family protein, whose translation MCTISLVPHPDAPNGFILTSNRDEAVSRQTMNPSTEIYKSKKLYFPKDQQAGGTWIGVSEIDRCVCLMNGAEEPHVRQATYRKSRGVVVKDFLAEKDLSKLFEDYPLSGIEPFTMIIVDWNNTMVFYELIWNAEDIKVTQLQYKEYIWSSSPLYPRETRALRRKWFDELKNTNGLNPESLLNFHHNAGEGDKDKDMIIDRGFLKTKSITQVFNSKTGLKFWHKNLLQNEVTDEFIQFNA comes from the coding sequence ATGTGTACTATTAGTCTCGTGCCACACCCTGATGCGCCGAACGGATTTATTTTGACCTCTAACAGAGATGAGGCAGTGAGCAGGCAAACTATGAATCCGTCAACTGAAATCTATAAGTCTAAAAAGCTCTATTTTCCAAAAGACCAGCAAGCCGGAGGGACATGGATTGGAGTTAGCGAAATAGATCGCTGCGTGTGTCTTATGAATGGCGCCGAAGAGCCGCATGTTCGCCAGGCAACATACCGTAAAAGCAGAGGAGTGGTGGTGAAGGATTTTCTTGCTGAAAAAGATCTAAGCAAATTATTTGAAGATTATCCACTTTCAGGGATAGAGCCTTTTACAATGATTATTGTAGACTGGAATAATACTATGGTTTTTTATGAATTGATCTGGAATGCTGAAGATATAAAAGTGACTCAACTACAGTATAAAGAATATATCTGGTCGTCGTCTCCATTATACCCTCGCGAAACTCGGGCTCTAAGACGAAAATGGTTTGATGAACTAAAGAATACAAATGGATTAAATCCGGAGTCACTATTAAATTTCCATCATAATGCCGGGGAAGGGGATAAGGATAAAGATATGATTATAGATCGCGGATTTTTAAAAACAAAGAGTATTACTCAGGTGTTTAATTCAAAAACAGGATTAAAGTTCTGGCATAAGAATTTACTTCAAAATGAAGTGACTGATGAGTTTATTCAATTTAATGCATAA
- a CDS encoding DUF5103 domain-containing protein: MKDYLYILCLLLSFHICMAQTLEETPPPNYIRTVILSSGSLENTGNPIIRLGERLNLSFDDIIGDEADYYYTIQHYNYDWTPSKLSKNEYLNGFDDVRISNYQNAYNTLQPYTHYELTIPNTNVQGLKVSGNYVINVFNANRELVFSRKFMVYEPIAQIEAEVKRSRDLKFIDERQVVNFSINSPELLLKNPGENVKVSLIQNGNLKSAITNIKPQFTIGNELIYRYNNETSFWGGNEYFQFDNKDLRATTADISSVELNKLYHHFLFPDFTRSDNPYTYNPDINGGFVVRNLLGQNSNIEAEYVWVHFKLKNFDDIGNGKIHLYGGFNNFEINESTSLKYNEESGYYETARLFKQGYYNYKYVLVNNEGELLDGFISGNFDETENAYSILVYYRNPGARYDRLIGAGYTNSRNIRN; this comes from the coding sequence ATGAAAGACTATTTATACATTTTATGTCTACTGCTTTCTTTTCATATCTGCATGGCCCAGACTCTTGAAGAAACACCCCCTCCAAACTATATAAGAACAGTTATATTAAGCAGTGGTTCACTGGAAAATACCGGCAACCCCATAATTAGACTTGGAGAAAGATTAAATCTAAGTTTTGACGATATCATTGGTGATGAAGCAGACTATTATTACACTATACAGCATTATAATTATGACTGGACTCCAAGCAAACTCTCAAAGAATGAATACCTGAATGGTTTTGATGATGTAAGGATCTCGAACTACCAAAATGCCTATAATACACTTCAGCCCTATACACATTACGAATTAACGATCCCAAACACCAATGTTCAAGGCCTAAAGGTTTCAGGCAATTATGTGATCAATGTTTTTAACGCTAACCGGGAGCTTGTGTTTTCAAGAAAATTCATGGTTTACGAACCCATTGCCCAGATCGAAGCCGAAGTTAAAAGGTCCCGAGATCTTAAATTTATTGATGAACGCCAGGTTGTCAATTTTTCGATCAATTCTCCAGAATTGTTACTAAAAAATCCGGGTGAAAATGTAAAAGTTAGTCTCATCCAGAATGGCAACCTTAAGTCTGCCATCACCAACATTAAACCACAATTTACAATTGGCAACGAATTAATTTACCGCTATAACAACGAAACTTCTTTCTGGGGCGGAAATGAATATTTTCAATTTGATAATAAAGACTTAAGAGCAACCACAGCAGATATTTCCAGTGTAGAATTAAACAAACTTTATCACCATTTTCTATTTCCAGATTTTACAAGGAGTGATAATCCCTACACATATAACCCAGATATTAACGGGGGATTTGTTGTACGGAATCTATTGGGTCAAAACTCCAACATTGAAGCCGAATATGTCTGGGTGCATTTCAAGCTTAAAAATTTTGATGATATTGGAAATGGAAAGATACATTTATATGGTGGCTTCAATAATTTCGAGATCAATGAGAGCACCTCACTAAAATACAATGAGGAATCAGGCTATTATGAAACCGCCAGATTATTCAAGCAAGGTTATTACAACTATAAATACGTTCTGGTAAATAATGAAGGTGAATTACTGGATGGCTTTATAAGCGGAAATTTTGATGAGACCGAAAATGCATACAGTATTCTTGTCTATTATCGTAATCCTGGTGCGAGATACGACCGTTTAATAGGGGCGGGATATACCAATTCAAGAAATATAAGAAATTAA
- a CDS encoding Na(+)-translocating NADH-quinone reductase subunit A — protein MSKDIRIKRGLSLRLEGEADKELVKAQRSKTYAIKPPDFHTVVPKMVVKEGAKLLAGDEIFYSKYTEQIRFTTPVSGVLKEIKRGDKRRILEIIIEADPEDSYRDFGKLDASKADAKDVKERILESGCGAFIYQRPYAIVADPKDTPKAIFISAVSTAPLAADKGFIIKDKLEAFQEGINALKKLTPGKVHLSVDETSAQYLQNIQGVELHHVKGAHPAGNVGVQIHKIDPINRGERVWTVGVEDVAIMGNVFLTGEYRAERTIALAGSEAKNRKYYQTLIGANVSDLIGEAPSDVRIISGDVLTGTKLSNNQYIGFLDNEVTLIPEGDNYRMFGWLPFTYNNIHSNSKTSLSWMFPKRKFTPTTNLNGEERALVVTGEMEEVLPMDIYPMQLVKACMAGDIEKMENLGIYEVAPEDFALVEYVNTSKVEIQEVIRLGLDLMITEVG, from the coding sequence ATGTCAAAAGACATTCGAATTAAAAGAGGATTATCTCTGCGATTAGAAGGAGAGGCGGATAAAGAGCTGGTAAAGGCTCAGAGGTCTAAGACTTACGCGATCAAGCCGCCGGATTTTCACACTGTAGTACCTAAAATGGTTGTTAAAGAAGGTGCAAAACTTCTTGCCGGTGATGAGATCTTCTACTCAAAGTACACAGAACAAATTCGCTTTACTACACCTGTTAGTGGTGTGCTTAAAGAAATTAAGCGAGGAGATAAAAGAAGAATTCTTGAAATTATCATCGAAGCAGATCCGGAAGATTCTTACCGCGATTTTGGTAAGCTAGACGCTTCCAAGGCTGATGCTAAAGATGTGAAAGAAAGAATTCTTGAAAGTGGATGCGGAGCATTTATTTATCAGCGACCATATGCTATCGTTGCTGATCCAAAAGATACTCCAAAAGCCATTTTTATTTCTGCAGTTTCTACAGCGCCACTTGCGGCAGACAAAGGTTTTATTATTAAGGATAAACTAGAGGCTTTCCAGGAAGGGATCAATGCTTTGAAAAAGCTAACCCCGGGAAAAGTTCATTTATCTGTAGATGAAACTTCTGCTCAATATCTTCAGAATATTCAGGGAGTCGAGTTGCACCATGTTAAAGGAGCTCACCCTGCTGGAAATGTAGGTGTGCAGATCCATAAAATTGATCCTATAAATAGAGGTGAACGTGTTTGGACCGTTGGTGTGGAAGACGTTGCTATTATGGGTAATGTTTTCTTAACAGGTGAATATCGTGCTGAGCGTACAATCGCCCTTGCAGGAAGTGAAGCTAAAAACAGAAAATATTATCAGACTCTTATAGGGGCTAATGTTTCTGATCTGATTGGTGAAGCACCTTCAGATGTTAGAATCATTTCTGGTGATGTTCTTACAGGGACTAAGCTTTCCAATAACCAATACATAGGTTTCCTTGATAATGAAGTGACGCTTATTCCTGAAGGTGATAACTACAGGATGTTTGGGTGGTTACCATTTACCTATAATAATATTCACTCTAACTCTAAGACTTCTTTGTCCTGGATGTTCCCAAAAAGAAAGTTTACGCCTACCACCAATTTAAATGGTGAGGAGCGTGCTTTGGTTGTAACGGGGGAAATGGAAGAAGTACTTCCTATGGATATCTATCCAATGCAGCTTGTGAAAGCGTGTATGGCCGGAGATATAGAGAAAATGGAAAATCTGGGGATCTACGAGGTAGCTCCTGAAGATTTTGCGTTGGTTGAATATGTGAATACTTCTAAAGTTGAAATTCAGGAAGTAATCAGATTAGGTCTGGATTTAATGATCACCGAAGTAGGTTAA